One genomic segment of Amycolatopsis sp. WQ 127309 includes these proteins:
- a CDS encoding SGNH/GDSL hydrolase family protein — MTIGGPNFTDRTLRMVVHPSVGGAALRVHLSNLRGTTPLAVGAVSLALQAGEATAVAGSGHAVTFSHAKTFTIPAGQEVVSDPVPLSVQAEQNLLVSLYLPQATSSATWHSDAFDVSYLSKPGDFAADTEDGNYVAATTSWYYLSGLDVVSPAARGTVVAFGDSITDGYNTPASAYRRWPDDLARRLAGPHPSAVVDAGIGGNRVLTDVPNIWQGVSALKRFAHDALAQPGVRTVILLEGINDIGNNAGPGGVPLTAQHLIDGYRELIRQAHAAGVRIIGATMLPDKGSGGYSEHGETIRQAANAWIRTGGQFDGVVDFDQATQDPSDPGALRAGFDSGDHIHPNEAGMQAMADAVDLRLLNH; from the coding sequence ATGACGATCGGCGGCCCGAACTTCACCGACCGGACGCTGCGGATGGTCGTGCACCCCAGCGTCGGCGGTGCCGCCCTACGCGTGCACCTGTCCAACCTGCGCGGCACCACTCCCCTCGCCGTCGGCGCGGTGAGCCTCGCGCTGCAGGCCGGCGAGGCGACCGCCGTCGCGGGCTCCGGGCACGCAGTGACGTTCTCGCACGCGAAAACGTTCACGATCCCGGCGGGCCAGGAGGTCGTCAGCGATCCGGTGCCGCTGTCCGTGCAAGCGGAGCAGAACCTGCTCGTGAGCCTGTACCTGCCCCAGGCGACCAGCTCGGCGACCTGGCACTCCGACGCGTTCGACGTCTCCTACCTCTCGAAACCGGGCGACTTCGCCGCCGACACCGAAGACGGGAACTACGTCGCCGCAACGACTTCCTGGTACTACCTGTCCGGTCTGGACGTCGTCTCCCCCGCCGCGCGCGGCACCGTGGTGGCCTTCGGCGACTCCATCACCGACGGCTACAACACCCCGGCGAGTGCGTACCGCCGCTGGCCGGACGACCTCGCCCGCCGGCTGGCCGGGCCGCACCCGAGCGCCGTGGTCGACGCCGGGATCGGCGGCAACCGGGTGCTGACCGACGTGCCGAACATCTGGCAGGGCGTCAGCGCCCTCAAGCGGTTCGCCCACGACGCGCTGGCGCAACCCGGTGTCCGGACGGTGATCCTCCTGGAGGGCATCAACGACATCGGCAACAACGCCGGCCCCGGCGGCGTCCCGCTGACCGCGCAGCACCTGATCGACGGCTACCGCGAGCTGATCCGCCAGGCACACGCGGCCGGCGTGCGGATCATCGGCGCGACCATGCTGCCGGACAAGGGATCCGGCGGCTACAGCGAGCACGGCGAGACCATCCGCCAGGCGGCGAACGCCTGGATCCGCACCGGCGGGCAGTTCGACGGCGTCGTCGACTTCGACCAGGCGACGCAAGACCCCTCCGATCCCGGAGCACTGCGGGCCGGCTTCGACTCGGGTGATCACATCCACCCGAACGAAGCCGGCATGCAGGCCATGGCCGACGCGGTCGACCTGCGGCTGCTGAACCACTGA